From Marivirga harenae, one genomic window encodes:
- a CDS encoding DUF6048 family protein, which translates to MRLILSCLFFSLLSISLFGQVPNSSDNVDTVQQRVVEPKRPKVPKSFFIPTGLRIGTDLVALGVSAFGNNRQRYEVQGDIDFHRIYLTGSYGVSQYLIRANNFNYANSGNYYRIGLEADFLKFDPDHNTLTFGLRYARANYSESLVTSIIDPVYGLYDQNLTNENVGARWFEMTTGLRVMVLKNLYMGYNFRIQLNRKLFNTDQFSSYDIPGFGRAEFKNRWTFNYYLAYRIAWREKQIMEKTR; encoded by the coding sequence ATGCGCCTAATATTAAGTTGTTTGTTTTTTAGCTTATTGAGCATTTCACTTTTTGGTCAAGTACCAAATAGCAGTGACAATGTTGATACTGTTCAGCAAAGAGTTGTGGAACCGAAGCGTCCAAAGGTGCCCAAATCCTTCTTTATTCCAACTGGACTGAGAATCGGGACTGACTTAGTTGCCTTAGGCGTGAGTGCATTTGGAAATAATCGACAACGATATGAGGTTCAAGGAGATATTGATTTCCATAGAATTTATTTGACTGGATCTTATGGAGTTAGTCAATATTTGATAAGAGCTAACAACTTTAATTATGCCAATTCAGGGAATTATTATAGAATTGGACTAGAAGCTGACTTCCTGAAATTTGACCCCGATCACAATACTTTGACTTTTGGGTTAAGATATGCAAGAGCCAACTATTCTGAATCCTTAGTAACTAGTATAATTGATCCCGTTTACGGGCTTTATGACCAAAATTTAACCAATGAAAACGTTGGAGCACGCTGGTTTGAAATGACAACTGGGCTGAGAGTCATGGTTTTAAAAAATCTCTATATGGGATACAATTTTAGAATTCAATTGAACAGAAAGTTATTCAATACAGATCAATTCAGTTCATATGATATCCCGGGTTTTGGAAGGGCGGAATTCAAAAACAGATGGACCTTCAATTATTATTTAGCCTACAGAATAGCCTGGAGGGAAAAGCAAATTATGGAAAAAACTCGTTAA
- a CDS encoding DUF6452 family protein: MESIIKKSIVLLLTISIFACDVDSNCNSVNVDFVTFSTVTLNANAEEQNVGVVFDSIVSPQTDDYFFLADTLSSFQLPLSPVENHTDFYFYSGTRGDTISFTYEKRNSVDSPECGFNIDFIGLDTAFQTFDSLVIVNDTLKRTVNAPNIKLFVF, encoded by the coding sequence ATGGAATCAATCATCAAGAAAAGCATAGTTTTATTACTGACTATTTCAATCTTCGCATGTGATGTGGATAGCAACTGCAATAGTGTTAATGTAGATTTTGTTACATTTAGCACCGTGACGTTAAATGCCAATGCTGAAGAACAAAATGTTGGGGTTGTGTTTGATAGTATTGTTAGTCCACAAACCGATGACTATTTCTTTTTAGCCGATACCCTGAGTAGTTTTCAACTTCCCTTAAGTCCGGTGGAAAATCACACAGATTTCTACTTCTACTCTGGAACACGTGGAGATACGATAAGTTTCACATATGAAAAAAGAAATAGTGTAGACTCACCTGAATGTGGTTTTAATATTGACTTTATTGGTTTGGATACTGCTTTTCAAACTTTTGATTCTTTAGTAATTGTTAATGATACCTTAAAAAGGACTGTAAATGCGCCTAATATTAAGTTGTTTGTTTTTTAG
- the rimO gene encoding 30S ribosomal protein S12 methylthiotransferase RimO — protein MKTKGLKKDKVNVVTLGCSKNLVDSEVMITQLRGNQIDVTHESDKDDSNIIVVNTCGFIDNAKQESIDTILRYADAKEEGLIEKLYVTGCLSQRYKDDLEKEIPQVDAFFGTMELPMLLKKFNADYKHELVGERITTTANHFAYMKIAEGCDRPCSFCAIPIMRGKHVSRPIEELVKEAKNMARNGTKEILLIAQDSTYYGLDIYKKRNLAELLKQLSDVEGIEWIRLHYAFPTGFPEDILDVMAERDNICNYLDMPLQHGSTKMLKMMRRGTTREKQEALIAKIREKVPGIALRTTLIAGHPGETEEDFQEMMDFVRNTRFDRLGIFPYSHEENTHAFSFEDDVPAEIKQDRADAVMELQTQISQELNEEKIGKTFKVLVDRKEGGFFIGRTEHDSPEVDNEVLIDATESYARIGDFVEVEITDATEFDLYGNMK, from the coding sequence TTGAAGACGAAAGGATTAAAGAAGGACAAAGTTAATGTAGTAACCTTGGGATGTTCCAAAAACTTGGTGGATTCAGAGGTGATGATCACGCAGTTGAGGGGAAATCAGATCGATGTGACGCACGAATCAGATAAAGATGATTCCAACATCATAGTGGTGAATACTTGCGGGTTTATTGATAATGCCAAGCAAGAATCAATAGACACCATTTTACGCTATGCAGATGCCAAGGAGGAAGGTTTGATTGAAAAGCTTTATGTTACAGGCTGTCTTTCTCAACGATATAAAGATGATTTAGAAAAGGAAATTCCACAGGTTGATGCTTTTTTTGGCACTATGGAATTGCCAATGCTATTAAAAAAATTCAATGCTGATTATAAGCATGAATTAGTGGGGGAAAGGATTACCACTACTGCCAATCATTTTGCTTACATGAAAATAGCAGAGGGTTGTGATAGGCCATGCTCTTTCTGCGCTATTCCTATCATGCGAGGAAAACACGTTTCTCGACCTATTGAGGAATTGGTGAAAGAAGCCAAGAATATGGCCAGAAATGGCACAAAAGAAATCTTGCTTATTGCTCAAGATTCTACCTATTACGGACTCGATATTTATAAAAAAAGAAATCTTGCCGAGTTGTTGAAACAACTTTCTGATGTAGAAGGGATAGAATGGATAAGATTGCATTACGCTTTTCCTACGGGTTTCCCTGAAGATATATTGGATGTGATGGCAGAGCGAGATAATATCTGCAATTATTTGGATATGCCCCTTCAGCATGGCTCAACTAAAATGCTGAAAATGATGCGAAGAGGAACTACACGTGAGAAGCAAGAAGCCTTGATCGCAAAAATTAGAGAGAAAGTTCCGGGTATAGCTTTACGAACCACCTTGATTGCTGGGCATCCTGGTGAAACAGAGGAAGATTTTCAAGAAATGATGGATTTTGTTAGAAATACAAGGTTTGATCGCTTAGGTATTTTTCCTTATTCACATGAAGAAAACACGCATGCTTTTAGTTTTGAAGATGATGTTCCTGCTGAAATCAAACAAGATAGAGCGGATGCCGTAATGGAATTACAAACTCAAATTTCTCAAGAGTTAAACGAAGAGAAAATTGGTAAGACTTTTAAGGTGTTGGTAGATAGAAAAGAAGGTGGTTTCTTCATTGGTAGAACAGAGCATGACTCACCTGAAGTTGATAATGAAGTCTTGATTGATGCTACAGAAAGCTATGCCAGAATTGGCGATTTTGTGGAAGTAGAAATCACGGATGCCACCGAGTTTGACTTGTATGGTAATATGAAGTAA